The stretch of DNA TGCACCTGCTAAGAATAAATCTGCTTGTGGGCATTCCCTTACTTTGGATAAACCACTGCGTATGATTAAAATAGAAAAAGATTTTTATAAAATGGATGATGGAACACCAACAGATTGTATTTTTGTATCTTTGAATAATTTATTTACAGACAAAAACAGACCTGATTTGGTTATTTCTGGTATTAATATTGGCTCAAATATGGGAGAAGATATTACCTATTCAGGAACAGCTGCAGGTGCTATGGAAGCAGTGCTTCAAGGCATACCAGCTATATCAATTTCACAGGTATTTACAGATGGTTATAAATCCCTAAAAATAGGTTTTAACTATGCATTAGCAAAAGATACCATACAAAAACTTGCGAAAAAAATACTTGAAGGGCAATTTCCCTTAGCAAGCAGAAAGTTTTTAAATGTTAATATTCCGCTTATTGATATAAATGAATGCAAAGGTATTAAAATTACCAAAGTAGGACATAGAAATTATGGTCATATTACGCATAAACATTTAGATCCAAGAGAGAAAGAATATTACTGGATTGGAGCACACCCTTTATCTTGGAAAGAAAGCAAGAATAAAGATTGTGACTTTGAAGCAGTTAAAGCAAACTACGTCTCAGTCTCTCCTTGTCATTTGGATTTAACATCTTATAGTGATATAGATAACTTAAGTACGTGGATAAAAGGATAGTATTATGAATTATAGAAAAGAAGTTCGGTCCCTAATTGAGAAATTAGTTGGAGATTTAAAAGAAGAAGAAGCGTTAATTGAAACCTTAAAAAGAAAACTAACAAAAAAAGAATTTAAAGTTTTTGTGGCACAAGGAAATGGACTTTCAAAAGAAGACATAGCAAAAGAAGTAAGAATTGAGCTTGATAGAGTAGAAGAAGTACTTAAAGCTTTAAAGAAAAAAATCAATCAAGAAAAAATTAAAAAAGAATTATGTGAATAATACCTTTGGTATTATTCATTTTATTTAATAATTAAAGAAGCTCTTTCATTCGTATTATTAAATGCAATAGCTTTTTGCTTCCGTTT from Campylobacteraceae bacterium encodes:
- the surE gene encoding 5'/3'-nucleotidase SurE, whose translation is MKHILITNDDGFDASGLRALIEALSPLAKLTIVAPAKNKSACGHSLTLDKPLRMIKIEKDFYKMDDGTPTDCIFVSLNNLFTDKNRPDLVISGINIGSNMGEDITYSGTAAGAMEAVLQGIPAISISQVFTDGYKSLKIGFNYALAKDTIQKLAKKILEGQFPLASRKFLNVNIPLIDINECKGIKITKVGHRNYGHITHKHLDPREKEYYWIGAHPLSWKESKNKDCDFEAVKANYVSVSPCHLDLTSYSDIDNLSTWIKG